A genomic region of Chryseobacterium sp. KACC 21268 contains the following coding sequences:
- a CDS encoding urocanate hydratase: protein MTFQQQIKQGIPTELPQPKPYENHINHAPKRKEILSDEEKKLALKNALRYFEPKFHAELLPEFREELEKYGRIYMYRFRPDYEMKARDIAEYPGKSEQAKAIMLMIQNNLDYAVAQHPHELITYGGNGAVFSNWAQYLLTMKYLSEMTDEQTLTMYSGHPMGLFPSHKDAPRVVVTNGMMIPNYSKPDDWEKFNALGVSQYGQMTAGSYMYIGPQGIVHGTTITVLNAFRKINKEPKGGLFVTSGLGGMSGAQPKAGNIAGCITVIAEVNPKITKIRHEQKWVNEIHENLDELVARVRKAQENQETVSLAYLGNIVDIWEKFDEENLRIDIGSDQTSLHNPWAGGYYPVGQTFEESNTMMAENPELFKEKVQETLRRHASAINKHTAKGTYFFDYGNAFLLEASRAGADVMSENPTIGREFKYPSYVQDIMGPMCFDYGFGPFRWVCTSGKPEDLQKTDDIACAVLEEMIKTSPEEIQQQMKDNITWIKGAQENNLVVGSQARILYADAEGRMKIAEAFNKAIANGEIGAVVLGRDHHDVSGTDSPYRETSNIYDGSRFTADMAIHNVIGDSFRGATWVSIHNGGGVGWGEVINGGFGMLLDGSDDADRRLKSMLFWDVNNGISRRSWARNEGAVFAIKRAMEAEPNLKVTLPNFVDESLF, encoded by the coding sequence ATGACTTTCCAGCAACAAATCAAACAAGGCATTCCCACCGAATTACCTCAGCCAAAACCATACGAAAACCACATCAACCACGCACCGAAACGTAAAGAAATCCTGTCAGACGAAGAGAAAAAGCTCGCTCTGAAAAACGCTTTACGTTATTTCGAACCCAAATTCCACGCAGAATTGTTGCCGGAATTCAGGGAAGAACTGGAAAAATACGGCAGAATTTATATGTACCGCTTCCGTCCCGATTACGAGATGAAAGCAAGAGATATTGCCGAATATCCCGGAAAATCTGAGCAGGCAAAAGCCATTATGCTGATGATTCAGAACAATCTGGATTATGCCGTGGCGCAACATCCGCACGAACTGATTACGTACGGTGGAAATGGTGCGGTATTCAGCAACTGGGCGCAGTATCTTCTGACGATGAAATATCTGTCGGAAATGACGGACGAACAGACGTTGACGATGTATTCCGGTCATCCGATGGGATTGTTTCCTTCGCACAAAGATGCGCCGAGAGTGGTGGTAACCAACGGAATGATGATTCCAAATTACTCCAAGCCGGATGACTGGGAAAAATTCAATGCGCTGGGTGTTTCGCAGTACGGACAAATGACCGCCGGATCTTATATGTACATCGGTCCGCAGGGAATTGTGCACGGAACGACGATTACCGTTTTAAATGCTTTCAGAAAAATTAATAAAGAACCAAAAGGCGGATTATTCGTCACTTCAGGTTTGGGCGGAATGTCCGGAGCTCAGCCAAAAGCCGGAAATATCGCAGGTTGTATTACGGTGATTGCGGAAGTGAATCCAAAGATTACCAAAATACGTCACGAACAGAAATGGGTGAATGAAATCCACGAAAATCTGGATGAACTGGTGGCGAGAGTACGAAAAGCTCAGGAAAATCAGGAAACGGTTTCTCTGGCTTACCTTGGAAACATCGTCGATATCTGGGAGAAATTTGATGAAGAAAATTTAAGAATTGATATTGGTTCAGACCAGACTTCGCTTCACAATCCGTGGGCGGGTGGTTATTATCCGGTTGGTCAAACCTTCGAGGAATCGAATACGATGATGGCAGAAAACCCTGAATTATTCAAGGAAAAAGTTCAGGAAACCTTGAGAAGACACGCTTCCGCCATCAATAAACATACTGCGAAAGGAACCTATTTCTTCGATTACGGAAATGCCTTTTTACTCGAAGCTTCCAGAGCCGGAGCCGATGTAATGTCAGAAAATCCTACGATTGGAAGGGAGTTCAAATACCCATCGTACGTTCAGGATATTATGGGACCGATGTGTTTTGATTATGGTTTCGGGCCGTTCCGTTGGGTTTGTACCAGCGGAAAACCGGAAGATTTGCAGAAAACCGATGATATTGCGTGTGCGGTTTTAGAGGAAATGATTAAAACGTCACCGGAAGAAATCCAGCAACAGATGAAAGACAATATTACGTGGATCAAAGGTGCTCAGGAAAACAATCTGGTCGTTGGTTCGCAGGCGAGGATTCTGTATGCCGATGCAGAAGGAAGAATGAAAATCGCTGAAGCCTTCAACAAAGCCATTGCCAACGGAGAAATCGGAGCAGTGGTTTTGGGAAGAGACCATCACGATGTTTCGGGGACGGATTCGCCGTACAGAGAGACTTCCAACATTTATGACGGCTCGAGATTTACGGCAGATATGGCGATTCACAATGTGATTGGCGACAGTTTCCGTGGGGCAACTTGGGTGAGCATCCACAACGGTGGTGGCGTTGGCTGGGGCGAAGTGATCAACGGTGGTTTCGGGATGTTGCTCGATGGAAGCGATGATGCCGACAGAAGATTAAAATCTATGCTGTTCTGGGACGTGAACAACGGAATTTCGAGACGAAGCTGGGCAAGAAATGAAGGTGCTGTTTTCGCAATTAAACGTGCGATGGAAGCTGAGCCAAATTTGAAAGTGACGTTGCCGAATTTTGTGGATGAGAGTTTGTTTTAA
- a CDS encoding polyprenyl synthetase family protein produces the protein MANTVEQIKAPISEEMKLFEQKFYESMKSNVALLDKVTRFIVTTKGKQMRPMFVFLCAKLVGDVNEKTFRGASMIELIHTATLVHDDVVDESFKRRNFFSINALWKNKIAVLVGDYLLSKSVLLSTDNKDFDLLSVIARTIREMSEGELLQLEKARKLDITEDVYYEIIRQKTATLIAACCEVGVLSNNVDEATAKKMQKFGTYTGMAFQIKDDLFDYQTSNIIGKPVGIDIKEQKMTLPLIYTLRNASPENYKKYFATIKRYNNDSKKVRELVEFVKSSGGMDYAIQTMKDYQQKALAILNEFPDNEAKESLKLMLDYVISRKL, from the coding sequence GTGGCGAATACTGTAGAACAAATCAAGGCTCCGATCTCTGAGGAAATGAAACTTTTCGAGCAGAAGTTTTACGAATCTATGAAAAGTAATGTTGCTCTATTGGACAAGGTCACGCGTTTCATCGTCACGACAAAAGGGAAACAGATGCGGCCGATGTTCGTGTTCCTCTGCGCAAAACTGGTCGGCGATGTGAACGAAAAAACCTTCCGTGGCGCAAGTATGATCGAGCTGATCCACACGGCGACCTTGGTGCACGATGATGTTGTGGATGAGAGTTTCAAGCGTCGGAATTTCTTTTCTATCAATGCGCTTTGGAAGAATAAAATTGCGGTTTTGGTGGGCGATTATTTGCTTTCGAAATCGGTTTTGCTATCTACGGACAACAAGGATTTTGACCTGCTTTCTGTGATTGCAAGGACGATCCGCGAGATGTCGGAAGGTGAATTGCTTCAACTTGAGAAAGCTCGAAAACTGGATATTACGGAGGATGTTTACTACGAGATCATCCGTCAGAAAACGGCGACTTTGATTGCGGCGTGCTGTGAAGTTGGTGTTCTCTCCAACAATGTGGACGAGGCGACTGCGAAAAAAATGCAGAAATTTGGGACCTACACGGGAATGGCTTTCCAGATCAAGGATGACCTTTTTGATTATCAGACCAGCAATATCATTGGGAAACCAGTTGGGATTGACATCAAGGAACAAAAGATGACCTTACCGTTGATCTACACTTTGAGGAATGCAAGTCCTGAGAATTACAAAAAATATTTCGCAACCATAAAGCGTTATAACAACGATTCTAAAAAAGTTCGTGAACTTGTTGAATTCGTGAAATCTTCTGGTGGAATGGATTACGCGATCCAAACGATGAAAGATTACCAGCAGAAAGCGCTGGCAATCTTAAATGAATTTCCTGATAATGAAGCAAAAGAGTCCTTGAAATTGATGTTGGACTATGTAATCAGTAGAAAGCTCTAA
- a CDS encoding DUF2975 domain-containing protein, producing MKTKTILSILNVLAWIAFIGLCIKTGTLIFNLIFGLFMSPDGLRDSYSIINLSDLAKSNPTEYLSLMSLLIFVSGLQAYLFFLTTRLFEKINLENPFTEVVSRLIARISYTAFEIGILSIITQNYAERLLKKGLFLPDIGEFVNSSSEFIFLAGIIYVIAQIFKRGIELQNENDLTI from the coding sequence ATGAAAACAAAAACAATTCTTTCGATTCTGAATGTCCTTGCTTGGATTGCATTCATCGGTTTGTGCATCAAGACCGGAACTTTGATATTTAATTTGATTTTCGGTCTGTTTATGAGTCCTGATGGCTTGAGAGATTCTTATTCGATTATCAATCTTTCTGATTTGGCCAAAAGTAATCCTACGGAATATCTTTCTCTAATGTCACTCTTGATTTTTGTTTCGGGACTGCAGGCTTATCTGTTTTTTCTGACAACACGGTTATTTGAAAAAATAAATCTCGAAAATCCCTTTACAGAAGTGGTTTCCCGATTGATTGCGCGAATAAGTTACACGGCTTTTGAGATTGGGATTTTGAGTATCATTACACAAAACTATGCCGAGAGATTGCTTAAGAAAGGACTGTTTCTACCAGATATCGGGGAGTTTGTGAACTCATCTTCAGAGTTTATTTTCCTCGCCGGAATCATCTACGTCATCGCTCAAATCTTCAAAAGAGGAATCGAGTTACAGAATGAAAACGACCTAACCATCTAA
- a CDS encoding replication-associated recombination protein A, translating to MNNSPLAEILRPKTLDDVLGQEHLTGKSGTIKRMMDNDTFNSLIFWGPPGTGKTTLAEIISESSGRKFYKLSAVSAGVKDVRDIIDEAKKQNLFSGRSPILFIDEIHRFNKSQQDSLLHAVEKGWITLIGATTENPSFEVVSALLSRTQVYILKALTFEKLEELADIAVSKYNELNQTKFFLEEKEAFIQYSGGDARKLINSIELVLNQFKFAKKNKISNKDVLYVLQENMALYDKNGEQHYDIISAFIKSMRGSDPNGAVYWLARMLVGGEDIKFIARRMMILAAEDIGLANPNALVMANNCFQAINVIGNPEARIILSETAVYLAVSPKSNSTYNAINEAMSFVKKTGNLPVPLHLRNAPTKLMKNLDYGKDYQYAHSYEGNFVDLEFLPDEITGTTFYNPANNSTEKKIREQLKDKWKDKYDL from the coding sequence ATGAACAATTCTCCACTTGCCGAAATCCTACGTCCAAAAACTCTGGATGACGTTTTGGGACAAGAACATCTCACTGGGAAATCCGGAACCATCAAAAGAATGATGGACAACGACACGTTTAATTCTCTCATTTTTTGGGGACCGCCGGGAACGGGGAAAACAACTCTGGCTGAAATCATATCGGAAAGTTCAGGACGAAAGTTCTACAAATTATCAGCTGTTTCTGCGGGCGTGAAGGACGTTCGGGATATCATCGACGAAGCCAAAAAACAAAATCTCTTTTCCGGAAGAAGCCCGATTCTTTTCATTGATGAGATTCACAGGTTTAACAAATCTCAACAGGATTCTTTACTTCACGCGGTCGAAAAAGGTTGGATTACTTTGATTGGCGCAACCACGGAAAACCCAAGTTTCGAAGTGGTTTCCGCTTTACTTTCGAGAACTCAGGTCTATATTCTCAAAGCTTTGACGTTTGAAAAACTGGAAGAACTTGCTGACATTGCTGTTTCAAAATATAACGAACTGAATCAAACCAAATTCTTCCTCGAGGAAAAAGAAGCCTTCATCCAATATTCCGGGGGCGACGCCAGAAAGTTGATTAATTCAATAGAATTGGTTCTGAATCAATTTAAATTCGCCAAGAAAAATAAAATTTCCAACAAAGATGTCCTTTATGTTCTTCAGGAAAATATGGCCTTGTACGACAAAAATGGAGAGCAACATTACGACATCATCTCCGCATTCATTAAATCGATGCGCGGCTCCGACCCAAATGGCGCTGTTTATTGGCTCGCCAGAATGTTGGTCGGCGGCGAAGATATCAAATTCATTGCGAGAAGAATGATGATTTTGGCAGCCGAAGATATTGGCTTAGCAAATCCAAACGCATTGGTGATGGCAAACAATTGTTTCCAGGCCATCAACGTCATCGGAAATCCAGAAGCCAGAATTATCCTCAGCGAAACTGCCGTCTATCTCGCCGTTTCCCCGAAAAGCAATTCCACTTATAATGCCATCAATGAAGCAATGTCTTTTGTGAAGAAAACCGGAAACCTGCCAGTTCCACTCCACCTCAGAAATGCGCCGACCAAGCTGATGAAAAATCTGGACTACGGAAAAGATTATCAATACGCACATTCCTACGAAGGCAATTTTGTGGATTTGGAATTTCTGCCCGATGAAATTACCGGAACTACTTTCTACAATCCTGCCAACAACTCAACGGAGAAGAAAATCCGCGAACAGCTGAAGGATAAATGGAAAGACAAATATGACCTTTGA
- a CDS encoding endonuclease domain-containing protein translates to MNEILTHIHGVPIRRNFVEHLPYNPHLKKLLSGKCKTGILIEVLFWKQVRARTFHNIDFDRQKIIGNYIVDFYVKTLGLIVEIDGSSHDEKEVYDGIRQTYLESLNLKIVRITDFDVKNNLALVMKELETFIIENYRC, encoded by the coding sequence ATGAATGAAATCCTAACTCACATCCACGGAGTTCCCATCCGCAGGAACTTCGTAGAACACCTACCCTACAACCCTCACCTAAAAAAATTATTAAGCGGAAAATGCAAAACCGGAATTCTAATCGAAGTTCTTTTCTGGAAGCAAGTTCGAGCAAGAACATTTCATAACATAGATTTTGACAGACAAAAAATTATAGGAAACTATATTGTCGATTTTTATGTCAAGACTCTTGGATTAATAGTAGAAATCGATGGTTCGAGTCACGATGAGAAAGAAGTTTATGATGGCATCAGACAAACTTATCTGGAATCTTTGAATTTGAAAATAGTCAGAATTACTGATTTTGATGTGAAGAATAATTTGGCTTTGGTGATGAAAGAATTGGAGACATTTATTATTGAAAACTACAGATGCTAA
- a CDS encoding D-glycerate dehydrogenase yields the protein MKVFVNKRIPDNGIQILKDGNLDIIFPETENPTHEEWLESCQQADIILSVGGKNKYDKEFFDACPNVKAIALFSVGFDQVDIEEATKRKIAVGNTPDVLSRATSDVAFLLMQMVSRKVNYNTAKVKSGNWKDFDPLEELGQELYGKTLGVLGLGRIGFEMAEKCKAAFGMNIIYHNRSHNEEAEKELDAKYVSFDELVENSDIISIHANFTPEQADLFNTSVFEKMKENLIFINTARGGFHNEKDLFEALISGKIWGAGLDVTNPEPMQKDSPLLGLPNVCVLPHIGSATLEARSGMARLAAENVVAFSKGEKMPTCVNPEVYED from the coding sequence ATGAAAGTATTTGTAAACAAAAGAATTCCGGACAATGGGATTCAGATTTTGAAAGACGGAAATTTAGACATCATTTTCCCTGAAACAGAAAACCCAACCCACGAAGAATGGCTGGAAAGCTGCCAACAAGCAGACATCATCCTAAGTGTCGGCGGAAAGAACAAATATGACAAAGAATTCTTCGACGCTTGCCCCAATGTAAAAGCTATTGCCCTATTTTCCGTAGGCTTCGACCAAGTAGATATCGAAGAAGCAACTAAACGAAAAATCGCAGTTGGAAACACGCCAGACGTTTTGAGCCGCGCCACTTCCGACGTTGCATTTCTACTGATGCAAATGGTTTCCAGAAAAGTAAACTACAACACTGCAAAAGTAAAATCCGGTAACTGGAAAGACTTCGACCCTTTGGAAGAACTCGGTCAGGAACTTTACGGAAAAACCTTAGGCGTTTTAGGACTAGGAAGAATCGGTTTTGAAATGGCTGAAAAGTGCAAAGCCGCTTTCGGAATGAACATCATCTACCACAACAGAAGCCACAACGAAGAAGCTGAAAAAGAACTCGACGCAAAATATGTTTCTTTTGACGAATTGGTGGAAAACTCAGACATCATAAGTATTCACGCGAATTTCACACCAGAACAAGCTGACCTTTTCAACACATCAGTTTTCGAAAAAATGAAAGAAAATCTGATTTTCATCAACACCGCAAGAGGTGGTTTTCATAATGAAAAAGATTTGTTTGAAGCTTTGATTTCAGGAAAAATTTGGGGCGCAGGTCTTGATGTTACCAATCCGGAACCGATGCAGAAAGACAGTCCGTTATTAGGACTTCCAAACGTTTGTGTCCTTCCGCATATTGGTTCTGCAACTTTGGAAGCCAGAAGCGGAATGGCAAGATTGGCAGCTGAGAACGTCGTTGCTTTCAGTAAAGGCGAAAAAATGCCTACTTGCGTAAATCCTGAAGTTTACGAAGATTAA
- a CDS encoding acyl-CoA thioesterase gives MNYEDKIQQSETRVFKVVFPNTTNHHNTMFGGKVMEMMDEVAFMTATRFARKSFVTVSCDRIDFKKPIPADTIVELVGRIKYVGNTSVKVNVEIFVEEMYNDTREKAVSGDFTLVAIDENKKPSRIFRDLN, from the coding sequence ATGAATTACGAAGACAAAATCCAGCAGTCGGAAACGCGTGTTTTCAAAGTGGTTTTCCCGAATACAACCAATCATCATAACACGATGTTCGGTGGGAAGGTAATGGAAATGATGGATGAAGTGGCTTTTATGACCGCCACGCGATTTGCGAGAAAGTCTTTTGTGACCGTAAGTTGTGACAGGATTGATTTCAAAAAACCAATTCCGGCTGATACGATTGTAGAGCTTGTTGGTCGAATAAAATACGTCGGGAACACGAGCGTGAAAGTGAATGTGGAGATTTTTGTGGAAGAAATGTACAATGATACGCGCGAAAAGGCTGTCTCAGGCGATTTTACTCTGGTAGCGATTGACGAAAATAAAAAGCCTTCCAGAATATTTAGAGATTTGAACTAA
- a CDS encoding VTT domain-containing protein: MEHFESWKDLLNPEFYIKMGGFWLILFIIFAETGLFVGFFLPGDSLLFISGIYAIKIIDTTFGTTGSDFLDTTILATAVAVAAIIGNEIGYWFGYKSGPLLYERKDTFLFKKKYLFKAHDFFEDHGTVAVILARFLPIVRTFAPIVAGIVKMDKKKFFYYNIIGAFAWSFTMIFAGHYLDKLFMDQFGIDLKKKLEIIVLVIVLVTTLPIIIKFFFTKDKERPTKID; encoded by the coding sequence ATGGAACATTTCGAAAGCTGGAAAGACCTACTCAACCCCGAATTTTACATCAAAATGGGTGGTTTTTGGCTTATTTTATTTATCATTTTTGCAGAGACAGGACTTTTTGTAGGTTTCTTTTTGCCGGGCGACAGTTTACTCTTTATTTCAGGGATTTACGCCATTAAAATCATCGATACAACTTTCGGAACCACAGGTTCTGATTTTCTGGATACTACGATTTTGGCGACCGCCGTTGCCGTTGCAGCCATCATCGGAAACGAGATTGGCTATTGGTTTGGTTACAAAAGCGGACCGTTGTTGTACGAGCGAAAAGACACTTTCCTATTCAAGAAAAAATACCTTTTCAAGGCACACGATTTCTTCGAAGACCACGGAACTGTGGCTGTCATCCTTGCGAGATTCTTACCAATCGTGAGAACATTTGCGCCAATCGTTGCCGGAATTGTGAAAATGGACAAGAAGAAATTCTTCTATTACAACATCATCGGAGCTTTTGCGTGGTCATTCACAATGATTTTTGCAGGACATTATCTGGACAAGTTATTTATGGACCAGTTCGGCATCGATTTGAAGAAAAAATTAGAAATCATCGTTTTGGTCATCGTTTTGGTCACAACTTTGCCTATCATTATCAAGTTCTTTTTCACTAAGGATAAAGAGAGACCAACGAAAATTGATTAA
- a CDS encoding helix-turn-helix transcriptional regulator, with the protein MPIIVNLDVMMAKRKMSLNELSEKVDLTLSNLSILKTGKAKAVRFSTLEAICKALDCQPGDILEYRK; encoded by the coding sequence ATGCCGATAATCGTAAACCTGGATGTGATGATGGCCAAACGAAAAATGTCATTGAACGAGCTATCTGAAAAAGTAGACCTTACGCTATCAAATCTTTCCATTTTGAAAACGGGAAAGGCGAAAGCTGTTCGTTTCAGTACTTTGGAAGCAATTTGTAAAGCTTTGGATTGCCAACCTGGTGATATATTGGAGTATAGGAAATGA